The sequence below is a genomic window from Sorangiineae bacterium MSr12523.
AGCCGCTGCGGCATCTGCTGCAGATCGTTGCATTGTGCAACAATGCGGAGCTCGACATCGACGACGAGGGAAGTTGGCGCGCGGTGGGCGATCCCACGGAGGCGGCGCTCCTGACGTTGTCGGCGAAGGGCGGGCTGCCCAAGGAGTCGATCCTTCCCTCGCACCAGTTGCTGAAGGAGCTGCCCTTCGACAGCGATCGCAAGCGGATGACCATTCTCACCCTGGATGCCAAAGGGCGCGAGGTGGTTCACACCAAGGGCAGCGCGGACGTGCTCTTGCCGCTGTGCACGCACTTCGACGACGAGGACGGCCTGCGCGAGATGACCGCGGAGGATCGCGAGTGCATCGTCAAAGAGCTGGAGCGCATGAGCAGCCAGCAGCTGCGCGTGCTCGCGGTGGCGCGGCGCATTCTTGGAACGCGGCACGACGGGCAAGACGGGACGGCTGCAACGGATCCGTCGTTCAAGGACTCCGAGCCGGAACTCGTGCCCAAGGTGCTCGATCTCGAGCAGGGGCTCACCTTCGTGGGGCTCGTGGGGATGATCGATCCCCCGCGCGCAGGCGTGAAGGAAGCAGTGGCTGCATGCGCCACCGCGCAAGTGCGCGCGGTGATGATCACGGGCGACCACAAGCTGACGGCAATCGCGATTGCGCGCGAGCTGGGGCTCTGGGAAGAGGGCGCGCTGGCGCTGACCGGCGCCGAGCTGGAAAAGATGTCGCCCGAGGAGCTCGAAAAGCGCGTGGAGCACGTGCGCGTATTCGCGCGCGTGACGGCGGAGCAAAAGCTGCGCATCGTGCGCGCGTTCAAGAATCGCGGGCACGTGGTGGCGATGACCGGCGACGGCGTGAACGATGCGCCGGCGCTGCGTGAAGCGCACATCGGCGTGGCCATGGGGAAGAACGGGACCGATGTCGCGCGGCAGGCGGCGGACATGGTCATTGCGGATGACAACTTCGCCACCATCGTCGAAGCCGTGCGCGAAGGGCGCGCGATTTACCGCAACATTCAGAAATTCATCTTCTTCTTGTTGTCGGCGAACGCGGGGCTCCTGGTGACGGTGTTCGTGGCGTCGTTCCTCGACGTGCCTCCGCTCACGCCGCTGATGATCCTGTGGATCAACTTGGTGACCAACGGCCTGCCGGCGTTGGCGCTGGGTGTGGACCCGCCGGATCCCACGCAGATGAGCGAACCTCCGCGCAAGACGACGACGGGGCTACTGACCGCGCGCGAGTACCTGGGCATCATCTACGTCGGTCTGTTCATGGGCGGGATGGGCCTTCTGACGTACTTCTGGCCCTTCGAGCACGGCATCGGCGGCGCATCGCGGATGGAGGAACGCGCGGCAGCGTTCTCGCTGTTGGCGTTGAGTCCCCTCTTTCATGCCCTGAGCTGCCGCTCGGCGACGGCGTCCATCGCGGCGCTCAAGCCGAAAATCGCCGGCCCGCTCGCACTGGCCATCTTGTTGAGCGGCGCGATCCACTTGGTGTCGGTGTTCATTCCGGCGTTGCGTCCGGTGTTCCGCACGTACCTGATGACCGGTGAGGAGTGGCTCATTCTGCTTTTGCTCTCGGCATCCATCGTGCCGGGTGTGGAGCTGATGAAGCTTCTCCAACGGGTCGGCATCGGCGGCCGCTCCCTCGGCCCCGTCTCGCGGCGCAGCACGGAGAGTTAGAACATGCGCGGAGCATATGGCGGCCTGATTCTGCCGATTGTGGCGGTGTTGATGGGATGCGGGGCGAGCTCGCAAGAAGCGAAGTCGCCCACGACGGCCGGCGGTGGATCGAATGCAGGCGATGTGTCCATCGGCGATGCGGCCGTGCGTCAGGGCGGCATGTGGTCGACCGAGGAGACCGCACCGCCACTGGCCAGCGCCCTCGAGGCGTTTCGCGTGGAGAAGAAGATCAAGCTCGACGGCATCCTGGGCGAGTGGCCCGCACGCACGGCCGCAAGCACGGTGGTGCAGGGAACGGCGGGCGAGCTGACCTTCCAGGGCGCCGTGCAATACGACGATCAATACGTGTACATTGCAGGTGAGACGAACGATGCGAAGTTCGTCTCGGGCAAGGACCACGCGTCGTTGGCCATCGCCATTCCGGGGCCGGGTGGGATTCCGAGCGGGCACGAGATCGCATTTTTCCCGGGCAAGCCCGGTGAGACGGCGGGGCGTGTGCTCTTTGCCTTTGGCCCGAAGCGCGGCGAGGTCGTGCCCGGAGCCAAGGTCGTCGAAGCACCGCATGCGGGTGGCGGCTACAGCTTCGAGGCCGTGGTGCCGTGGAGCACCTTCCCCGAGGCGCGGGCGGTTCGCGTGGGCTTGCGCGGGGTGCTCTCGTATTACGACTCGGGAGAGGGCAACGGGAAGGGAGCAACGATCCTGGCGACGGGGCCGGGCGACGTGGAGCATGTCGCCGCCCTGCCCTCCCTGCCGACGGAGCCGGAGCAAGCGCTGATGGCGGGGTTGCTCAAGCCGCGCGGTCTCGCGGCACGAGGCCCGACCATCGACGTGTACGCCGACGTTTTCGGCGACGGACAACGCGAACGCGTCTCCGTGTTCGGGCACTTCCTCACCATCGTGGGGCAAGGCTACCGCGACGGGAAAGAGTTCTTCTATCGGGACCTCGGCAGCCGCACCGTCGTGCGGGTCGATGCGCGCGACATCACCGGCGAGGGCAAGGACGACTTGCTCGTGCGCTCGCACTTCGAACAAGGCGGCATGACGCACGATTGGTTCGAGGTCTGGCAGATCGCCCCGAGCGGCGAGCCGGTCACGCTTTTCGGCCAGGAAATCGAGCTCGCCCGGGGCAACGCGAAGATCGCCAACAGCGTGCATGTCCACGAGCGCGAAATCGAAATTGCGGTCGACCCGGCCGCGGGCCCAGGTACCTCGCTGATTCCGACGAAACCCGCCGAGGTGGAGCCGATTCTCACGCCGTGGGGCCCGGTGCGTTCGCGCACGTACCGCTTCGACGGGAGCAAGTTCGTGCAAAAGAACGAGGTCGCGCAGAAGGCGCAGACGCCGCCGCCCGCTATCGCACCGCCGGCGCCATCCACGCAAGCCGTGCAGGCCCCGCAAAACGCGCGCGCCGCCACCCCGGAAAAGCGCGATCTCCTCGACGTGTACCGCCGCGAGCACAACGTGCCCGCCGATCTCGCGCCCACGGGCCAAGCGACGGTGAATCTCCGCGAGGGCACGGTCAACGTCGTGCTCCTGGGCAACGACCTCGTGTTCTATGGCCCCGGCTTCAAGTCCGGCGCGCAGTACGCGTACCTCTCGCTGCCGCAATTCGCCAGCCCCGGCTCGGTGAAAGAGCTGGCCGCGCGCGATCTCAATGGAGACGACATTCGCGACGTCATCGTGCGCGGCATCCACAGCATTGCCCCACGCCAGGGCACCACACCCGAGATCACGAGCGAGGCCATTTTCGTCTACGAGCTGCGCGACGGAAAATTCGCGCGCCTCTTCGCCGTGGAGACCGCACGTGAACAAGGCCAAAACCGCGTGCAGGCCCAGTTTCAATTCATCCCGGCCAAGGCAGGCAAGGGCATCGACATCGAGCTGCGCCCCGGCAAGGCCACCGGCTGGACCGAGAAAAGCTACCCCTGGCCCAACGAACAACCCGGCCCCGTCGAGCCCCTCGTCCTCCCCTGGAGCCGCACGTCCGCGCGCTACGGCTATAACCCCACCTCGCAGCGCTTCGAACTCATCAAATAGAGGCCAACACCAATTCTTCTAGTAAGATCTAGACCAATTGCAGGCCCTCCACTTAGGCGCTAGCCTATAGAGCATGTCCGGCTTTACACTGCGTCAGCTCCGCGAACGCGCTCGCAAGAGTCAGGCGGAGGTGGCCCGAGGCGCCCGCATGCACCAGTCCGACGTCTCGGCACTCGAGAATCGGGATTTGCGCACGACGCGACTCGAGACACTGGAAAGGTATGCGCGCGCGGTCGGCGGAGAGCTTGAAGTCGTCCTCGTCGAGAATGGTCAGCGCACCCCGATTCGGTTGGATGGATCCCCTCGACAAGGAATGGCTTTCGGAGGGCTCGAGGGCCAGTGTTTCGTAGCGGAAGACTTCGATGCCGCCCTCGACGACTTCGAGGGTTACACGTGAGACTGCTGCTCGATACTCACGTTCTCATCTTCGGCATCCACGAGCCGATGCGCCTACCGTCTGGTGTTCGTGCTCAACTGGCCGAGCCAGAGAATGATCGCTTCTTCAGCATTGCGAGCATCTGGGAGATGGCCATCAAGATAAGCCTCGGCAAACTTGAGTTTCCCATCGATCTCGACGAAGTCGTGGATCGATTCATCCTGAAGAACAGCGTGCAACTTCTTCCCATCGAACCAGAGCACGCGATGGCCGTCGCTTCGCTACCCTGGCACCATCGCGATCCGTTCGATCGGCTACTCGTCGCACAGGCTTCAGCGGAAAGCCTCACGCTCGTGAGCGCAGACGCCTCTTTCGAGGCGTATGATTGCACCCGACTCTGGGACTGATTCGCCGTCGCTACTTCTTTCGCCAGGGATCGCCGAGCACGTCGGAGGGGCGTGACGATGCGGGCGAGCCCGAGGGGGCGGCCTGCGTGGGGCGGCGGATTGGCTGCGCAATCGGCGCGGGCTTCGCCGGCGGCGCGGGCGGTTCCTCGGGAGGCAAGGGAGCCAGGCGCACGATGCGCTTTTCCTCGGAGCCGTCCAAGGTCACCTGCTCCGTCTTGTAGCCGACATGGCTCACTTCCACGGTGACGCTGTCACCTTCGCGCAGCTTCACGATGGGCTGCGGCCCGAGATCGACGCCATCTTGGGACACGTGCGCATCGAGCGGCTCGGTGATGAGCACCACGAATTTCTCCGTGGGACCGGTAACCACCGATGGCACGGCTCGCGCCGCATTGGCGCGCGAGTCGAAACGGCGCACGATGAAGACGATGATCACCGTGAGCAGCACCGTCGTGATCATCGCCACCGCGATGTACAGCGGCACGCGCGAGGGTGCGGGCGGTGCCAGCGGCGGCGGCACCGACGAACCGAAGTATTCGGCAGGCGTCTCGAAGCCCTCCACGCCGGAGACGGCCAACTCGGCGGCGGCCTTCGGGTAGCCCTTTTTCTCCAGCACATCGAGGTCGAGGATGACCTCGTCCATCGTTTGGTAACGCGCCTCGCTGCGCTTCGCGAGCAGCTTCAAAATGATGGCGTCGAGGCTCGGCCAAAACTCCGGCACGATGGTGCGCAGCGGGGCGGGCGCCCGGTACATGTGCTGCGTGAGAATGCCCATCATGTTGTCGGCGTCGAAGGGCACCTTGCCCGACGCCAGCTCGTAAAGAATGATGCCCAGCGCATAAACGTCCGTGCGCGCATCCACCGTTTCGCCCGAGGCCTGCTCCGGCGACATGTAATGGGGCGTCCCGAACACCGTACCGGCTCGCGTCAATCGCGACGCCTCGGTACCGACTTTGGCGATTCCAAAGTCCAAAATTTTCACGAAATCGGCATTGGGACCGCGGGTCACCAAAAAGACGTTATCGGGCTTCAAATCGCGATGAACGATGCCCGCTTTGTGCGCCGCCGAGAGACCTTGGGCAATCTGCCGTGCGATGTGAACCAGACGCGGCGGCGACATCGGGCCCTGTTGTTTCAGGGCTTCTGAAAGGCTAATGCCGTCCAGATACTCCATCACGATGTAGGCCGGACCCTCGGGCAGCGTCCCGAAATCCGCAATATCGATGATATGCGGATTACCAATCGTGGAGGCGGCGCGCGCCTCGAGCAAAAAGCGCTCGGTGATTTCACCATCTCGCGCCACGTCGCCGCGCAAGATTTTCAATGCGACTTTCTTGTCGATGACCTTGTGGCGCCCACGGTAGACGACGCCCATTCCCCCTTCGCCGATCACGCGCTCCAGGAAGTACTTACCGTCCACCGTCTTCCCAACGAACGGGTCCGGTTTTTTCGAAGGCGCGCCCGACGCCGCCGTCACGTCTCCCCCTTCTGCCACGGCCAAGGTCGGCTCACCACTTAGTCTACCCGGATGATCCATAGCGCGGCCCTTCAGGCCCACCAAATGATAGTGAACTCCCCCTATAAGAGCGCCCGAATTTTTTCTGTCGTACCATCTCTCACTCGGGTCTTCCACGATTTCCTTTTCGTAGGTGCTTTCAGGCCGAAGAGATCAGGCAAGGATACGGGCACGTACGTTCGACTTTTTTGCTAGGAGGGACCGCCAGGAGCACGATGGGGTACCCTCTCTCACTGGCCATCCGTTACATGGGCGCGAAGAAGCGCGCATTCATTTCGGTGGGCACGGCTTTCGCGATGCTCGGTGTCATGCTCGGGGTCGCCGCACTCTCCATCGTGATGAGCGTGACGGGCGGCTTCAAGGACCAGTTTCGCGAGAAGGTCCTTGGCGTGAATGCCCACGTGCTCGTCTTGAAATATTCCGTCGATTTTCGCGAGTACCGCGAGGTCATGCAGAAGGTCGAGCACGTCAAAGGCGTGATTGGCGTCGATCCGTTCATCATCAACCCGATGATGGTCACCCACGGCGAGCGCACGGCAACCGGCGTTCTCCTCAAAGGGGTCGACCCCGAGTTGATGCCCAAAGTCCTCGACTTGCCGAAGCACATCACCGCCGGAAGCCTCGAGGGTATGCGGCGCCCGGGTGCCGCGCCCCCAGAGCGGCGCGTGGATCCCTTTTTCCGCGACGGCGCATCGCAAGCGCCTTCGCCCGGCCCGGCCGATACCAGCACGGTGCTGGATCTCGACGCGGGCGGCGCCCCCGTGAACAAGCCGTTCTTGGACATGATCCGCGATGAAATCGCCAAGGACGACGCCAAGCTCGCACAGCCCCCACCGCAGGGGGCGGAAGTGACGCCATCACGCCCATTGGAGGGGGGGGAGCCATCGGCAGCCCCCGCAGGTTCGGCAGGCCCCACCGGCGCCGTGGAACCCGAGGGCGGCTACAAGAGCCAACTCCCCGACTCCGACGTACTCCCCGACGAGTTCGACCCCGATCCCTGCAAGAGCCCCGAGCAAATCGCCCGCATGCCCGGCGTGGTCATCGGAAAAACACTGGCCAAACAGCTCGGCGTCGGCCTCGGCGACTGCGTCGAGGTGACCTCGCCGACCATCGGCATGGCCATCGGCGCCTCCAGCGCCCGCCCACCGGTGGCCAAACAGTTCCGCGTCATCGCGCTCTTCGAGGCGGGGTTCGATCAGTACGACTCGAAGCTCGTCTACACCGATCTGTACGAGGCGCAGTCGTTCTACGACCAAGGCGACAGCGTCACCGGCATCGAGATGAAGGTCGACGACATCGATCATGCGAGCGCCATCTGCAAGGAGATCGACAAGCTCCTCGCCAACAGCGTCTACCGCACCATGGACTGGATGGATCTGAACCACGGCCTCTTCACCGCCCTGCTCATTCAGCAGATCGGCATGAGCGTGGTCCTCGGCCTCATCATCGTGGTCGCAGCCTTCACGGTCATCGCCACCCTCATCATGGTGGTGCTCGACAAAAAGAAGGAAATCGCGCTCCTCAAGGCCATCGGCGCGCGCGACGATGCGATCCTGCGCGTCTTTCTCTACCAGGGCGGCATCATCGGCCTGGTGGGGACGACCCTCGGGTTGATCCTCGGTTACGGCGGCTGCAAGGCGCTCGCGGCGTACGGGTTTCCCCTCGATCCGAAGGTGTACTTCATCTCGCGCCTGCCGGTTCTCATTCGGCCGAACGAATTCATTCTCACCGGCGTCGTGGCACTCATCATCTGCCTCTTTGCCACCCTCTTTCCTGCCCTCTATGCGGCGCGGTTGCGGCCCGCCGACGGGCTCCGAGCCGAGTAGCGCGTGGGTTATCCCCTTTCACTGGCCGTTCGCTACATGGGCGCGAAAAAGCGCGCCTTCGTCTCCGTGGGCACCGCCTTCGCCATGCTGGGGGTCACGCTCGGCGTGGCCGCCCTGGCCATCGTGATGAGCGTCACCGGTGGCTTCAAAGCGCAGTTTCGCGAGAAGGTTCTCGGCGTCAATGCCCACGTCCTCGTCATGAAGGGCGGCGACTTTCGCGAGTACCGCGATGTCATGGCCAAGGTGGAGCGCATTCCCGGCGTCGTCGGCGTCGACCCCTTCGTCATCAACCAGATGATGATGACCCGCGGCGATCGCAACGCCACGGGCGTGCTGCTCAAGGGCGTCGATCCCGCGCTGATGCCCAAGGTGCTCGACCTGCCCAAGCACATCGTCCAGGGCAGTCTTCAAGGAATGCGCCGGCAGGGTGCCACCCCACCCGAACGGAGGTACATCCTGCCGGGAGGGAAACCGGCTCGAACGACGCCCGAGCAAGACAGAGAGCCGTCGGAATCCGCACCCGCCGAACTTCTTCCACCGCGGGATCTCACCCCCGAGGGCGGCTACAAGAGCCAACTCCCCGACTCCGACGTGCTGCCCGAGGAGTTCGACCCCGATCCCTGCAAGAGCCCCGAGCAAATCGCCCGCATGCCCGGCGTGGTCATCGGAAAGACGCTGTCCAAGCAGCTCGCCGCGGGCATCGGCGAGTGCGTCACCGTCACCTCGCCGGCGGTGGGCATCGCCCTGGGCATGTCCGCGCCGCGGCCTGCCATGGCCAAACAATTCCGCGTCATCGCCATTTTCGACGCGGGCTTCGAACAGTACGACGCCAAATTCGTCTACACGGATCTTTACGAGGCCCAGGCCTTCTACGACAACGGCGACAGCGTGAACGGCCTCGAGATGAAGGTCGACGACATCGAGCGCGCCAACGCGATCTGCAAGGAGATCGACGCGCTGCTCGCCAACAGCGTCTACCGCACCATGGACTGGATGGATCTCAACCACGGTCTCTTCACCGCGCTGCTCATTCAGCAGATCGGCATGAGCATCGTGCTGGGCCTCATCATCGTGGTCGCGGCCTTCACGGTCATCGCGACCATCATCATGGTGGTGCTGGACAAGAAAAAAGAGATCGCACTGCTCAAAGCCATTGGCGCGCGCGACGATGCCATCCTGCGCGTCTTTCTTTACCAGGGAGCGATCATCGGCCTCGTGGGGACCACCCTGGGGTTGATTCTGGGCTATGCGGGGTGCCGCGCCCTCGATGCGTACCAGTTTCCGCTCGACCCGAAGGTTTACTTCATCTCGCGCATCCCCGTCCTCATTCGACCGAACGAATTCATCATCACGGGTGTCTTCGCCATGGTCATCTGCGTCGTATCCACCCTGTTTCCTGCCCTGTATGCCGCACATTTGCGCCCGGCCGACGGCCTGCGCGCAGAATGAAACACGCAGCTCGAGCACCAGAGCCGAGAGCTTGCGTTTGACCGCCCGAGCCGCCCAAAGCTACTCTCTCACGTCCGGCGTCATCCCCCTTGCCGGTCTACCTTGAGCCGATCATGCGCTTTTTCGTTCACGTGACGCCGATCGGGAAAGTCGACACGCAGTCGTACTGCGTCGAGGCGGATTCCTGGCAAAAGGCCCTTCAAAGCGCCCGAGGCCTGCGAAAAGAAGATGCCCCCATCACCGGCTTCTCCATCGAGCTGACCGACGATGGCGGATGCCGCGCCGTCGACCCGGCGGCACGCCTTCGCTATGTCGTGAAAAAGGCGCCCGACACCGCGGTGCTCTCGAGCGAAGGAAACATCGTCGCGCAAGCGGAGCGCGTGTCTGCTCCTGAGGCACCTCGCAACAACGGCCGCACGCAAACCATCGGATACGGGACGACAGGTGTTGTTCCCGTGCCTTCCACAGCCTCACAACCTCAAATGCGCCAAACGGACCCGCAAGCGGGCACGAAGCCCGCGGTCTCGGGAGAGACGGCGAATGGCTCGGAACCGCACGTTCTCTACCGTCGCGAGCAAGAGCCCACCGACGAATCGCCGCTGCTCTACCGCGAAGACGTCTACGTCATGCCCGAGGGCACGACCGAAGCGCAGGCCGAGAAGTATCTTCGTGCGCAGTTTCTGACCATCAAGGCCGTTCTCGCCAGCTCGCGCCCAGGCAAGTACGTGAACCTCGCCGTCTTCGATCACGCGTTCGAAGGCCGGCCCACCCGTTTGCCGCTCGCGACCCTGAGCTGGAAAGATTGGAAGGGACAAGAACCGACCGTCGTCTATCCGCGCAGCGCCAGCGCGGTGTCGTTCGCTCCGTTTTCGCAAGGCAGTGCGGCGCCGCAAGCGGTCGCTCGCGCCT
It includes:
- a CDS encoding cation-translocating P-type ATPase, whose protein sequence is MSATSTPGSDEPVDKILERLSCDPARGLTQAEARARLERDGRNELPPPPKPSALKRFFNQFANPIVLTLLAAAVIALINGATQDKTGPFLVRFGDAIAIFLIVALNAVLGYYQEQRAEAALDALQKMQTPSARVRRDDKVVMLSAAELVAGDVLEVEAGDAVPADARLLQTINLATEESALTGESVPVGKDAREQVPADAPLGDRANMLFVGSNVVRGKGRAVVVATGTRTELGKLSELIRGAGGDRTTPLEAKLDQFGKRILLVCLALSVLLFARGMWKGDRHWHELLLEAVSLAVAAIPEGLPAITTITLALGMQRMAKRGAIVRKLAAVETLGAATVICSDKTGTLTQNEMTVTKIYSGRRSYKVTGVGYDPRGSIVGDDGDIMDTPSKPLRHLLQIVALCNNAELDIDDEGSWRAVGDPTEAALLTLSAKGGLPKESILPSHQLLKELPFDSDRKRMTILTLDAKGREVVHTKGSADVLLPLCTHFDDEDGLREMTAEDRECIVKELERMSSQQLRVLAVARRILGTRHDGQDGTAATDPSFKDSEPELVPKVLDLEQGLTFVGLVGMIDPPRAGVKEAVAACATAQVRAVMITGDHKLTAIAIARELGLWEEGALALTGAELEKMSPEELEKRVEHVRVFARVTAEQKLRIVRAFKNRGHVVAMTGDGVNDAPALREAHIGVAMGKNGTDVARQAADMVIADDNFATIVEAVREGRAIYRNIQKFIFFLLSANAGLLVTVFVASFLDVPPLTPLMILWINLVTNGLPALALGVDPPDPTQMSEPPRKTTTGLLTAREYLGIIYVGLFMGGMGLLTYFWPFEHGIGGASRMEERAAAFSLLALSPLFHALSCRSATASIAALKPKIAGPLALAILLSGAIHLVSVFIPALRPVFRTYLMTGEEWLILLLLSASIVPGVELMKLLQRVGIGGRSLGPVSRRSTES
- a CDS encoding helix-turn-helix domain-containing protein produces the protein MSGFTLRQLRERARKSQAEVARGARMHQSDVSALENRDLRTTRLETLERYARAVGGELEVVLVENGQRTPIRLDGSPRQGMAFGGLEGQCFVAEDFDAALDDFEGYT
- a CDS encoding type II toxin-antitoxin system VapC family toxin, encoding MRLLLDTHVLIFGIHEPMRLPSGVRAQLAEPENDRFFSIASIWEMAIKISLGKLEFPIDLDEVVDRFILKNSVQLLPIEPEHAMAVASLPWHHRDPFDRLLVAQASAESLTLVSADASFEAYDCTRLWD
- a CDS encoding serine/threonine protein kinase; the encoded protein is MAEGGDVTAASGAPSKKPDPFVGKTVDGKYFLERVIGEGGMGVVYRGRHKVIDKKVALKILRGDVARDGEITERFLLEARAASTIGNPHIIDIADFGTLPEGPAYIVMEYLDGISLSEALKQQGPMSPPRLVHIARQIAQGLSAAHKAGIVHRDLKPDNVFLVTRGPNADFVKILDFGIAKVGTEASRLTRAGTVFGTPHYMSPEQASGETVDARTDVYALGIILYELASGKVPFDADNMMGILTQHMYRAPAPLRTIVPEFWPSLDAIILKLLAKRSEARYQTMDEVILDLDVLEKKGYPKAAAELAVSGVEGFETPAEYFGSSVPPPLAPPAPSRVPLYIAVAMITTVLLTVIIVFIVRRFDSRANAARAVPSVVTGPTEKFVVLITEPLDAHVSQDGVDLGPQPIVKLREGDSVTVEVSHVGYKTEQVTLDGSEEKRIVRLAPLPPEEPPAPPAKPAPIAQPIRRPTQAAPSGSPASSRPSDVLGDPWRKK
- a CDS encoding ABC transporter permease, producing MGYPLSLAIRYMGAKKRAFISVGTAFAMLGVMLGVAALSIVMSVTGGFKDQFREKVLGVNAHVLVLKYSVDFREYREVMQKVEHVKGVIGVDPFIINPMMVTHGERTATGVLLKGVDPELMPKVLDLPKHITAGSLEGMRRPGAAPPERRVDPFFRDGASQAPSPGPADTSTVLDLDAGGAPVNKPFLDMIRDEIAKDDAKLAQPPPQGAEVTPSRPLEGGEPSAAPAGSAGPTGAVEPEGGYKSQLPDSDVLPDEFDPDPCKSPEQIARMPGVVIGKTLAKQLGVGLGDCVEVTSPTIGMAIGASSARPPVAKQFRVIALFEAGFDQYDSKLVYTDLYEAQSFYDQGDSVTGIEMKVDDIDHASAICKEIDKLLANSVYRTMDWMDLNHGLFTALLIQQIGMSVVLGLIIVVAAFTVIATLIMVVLDKKKEIALLKAIGARDDAILRVFLYQGGIIGLVGTTLGLILGYGGCKALAAYGFPLDPKVYFISRLPVLIRPNEFILTGVVALIICLFATLFPALYAARLRPADGLRAE
- a CDS encoding ABC transporter permease — encoded protein: MGYPLSLAVRYMGAKKRAFVSVGTAFAMLGVTLGVAALAIVMSVTGGFKAQFREKVLGVNAHVLVMKGGDFREYRDVMAKVERIPGVVGVDPFVINQMMMTRGDRNATGVLLKGVDPALMPKVLDLPKHIVQGSLQGMRRQGATPPERRYILPGGKPARTTPEQDREPSESAPAELLPPRDLTPEGGYKSQLPDSDVLPEEFDPDPCKSPEQIARMPGVVIGKTLSKQLAAGIGECVTVTSPAVGIALGMSAPRPAMAKQFRVIAIFDAGFEQYDAKFVYTDLYEAQAFYDNGDSVNGLEMKVDDIERANAICKEIDALLANSVYRTMDWMDLNHGLFTALLIQQIGMSIVLGLIIVVAAFTVIATIIMVVLDKKKEIALLKAIGARDDAILRVFLYQGAIIGLVGTTLGLILGYAGCRALDAYQFPLDPKVYFISRIPVLIRPNEFIITGVFAMVICVVSTLFPALYAAHLRPADGLRAE